Proteins co-encoded in one Cricetulus griseus strain 17A/GY chromosome 1 unlocalized genomic scaffold, alternate assembly CriGri-PICRH-1.0 chr1_1, whole genome shotgun sequence genomic window:
- the LOC103160880 gene encoding uncharacterized protein LOC103160880 produces the protein MLFSYFNVLWFSASKGGTSRPEGCPLPLHTETCSHKMEASWRKGAHPAKATPEDKWRRVDDPFCCKGSRLVNQGKLLQLPSYEAKRSLAYLRHGKTQS, from the exons atgttgttttcatattttaatgttttg TGGTTCTCTGCTTCCAAAGGTGGGACCTCCAGGCCTGAAGGCTGTCCACTGCCTCTTCACACAGAAACCTGCAGCCACAAGATGGAAGCCTCCTGGAGAAAGGGAGCACATCCTGCAAAGGCCACTCCCGAGGACAAGTGGAGAAG AGTTGATGACCCATTCTGCTGCAAAGGATCCAGGTTAGTTAACCAG GGGAAACTTCTCCAACTGCCGAGCTATGAAGCCAAAAGGAGCCTAGCCTACCTCAGGCATGGGAAGACCCAGAGCTGA